The Janthinobacterium lividum genome has a window encoding:
- a CDS encoding type II and III secretion system protein family protein: protein MNKFRKHASSAGMRLALALGGAAAGLAWPGSAIAAAPARQAVMSPVAAPAMSLGADIARLGAPVRIAVGKSTLRSLSLPVSQIAVNDPRVAGARMLGSSSQLFVWGLAPGSTNLILWDRQQRPVIVDIEVEIDVEGLQAQLAYVFPGERAVKAGAAGGSIVLSGQVSDSVKASQILEMAQAYAQRGAGEAAAPADGAASAAGGVKVINMLSIAAPQQVMLEVKIAEVSKTLVDQLGASVGISGTRGNWTYGLLSNLLSGNPSQLGAVHGKNGNGLTLDAQKRDGLVKVLAEPNIMAISGQEASFLAGGKIFIPVAQDSTTNKITLEEKEFGIAVKFTPTVLEGGRINLKVAPEVSELNREGIGITTGGGAAANAVLPAFTTRRTTTTVQLFDGQSFAVGGLIKNNVTTNIKALPFLGEIPVLGALFRSSDFQTDRTELVFIITPHLVKPLDSALDGDIVLPTDAYVAPSRGEFFLQGKMEGAAAPRPRQEAATQTAPAGPDIQ from the coding sequence ATGAACAAATTTCGTAAGCACGCCTCGAGTGCGGGCATGCGCCTGGCCCTGGCGCTGGGCGGCGCGGCGGCAGGCCTGGCCTGGCCGGGCAGCGCCATCGCGGCGGCGCCGGCCAGGCAGGCCGTCATGTCGCCAGTCGCGGCGCCGGCCATGTCGCTGGGCGCCGATATCGCCCGCCTGGGCGCGCCCGTGCGCATCGCCGTGGGCAAGTCCACCTTGCGCAGCCTGAGCCTGCCGGTGTCGCAGATCGCCGTCAACGATCCGCGGGTGGCCGGCGCCAGGATGCTGGGCTCGTCCAGCCAGCTGTTCGTCTGGGGCCTGGCCCCGGGCAGCACCAACCTGATCCTGTGGGACCGGCAGCAGCGCCCCGTGATCGTCGATATTGAAGTCGAGATCGATGTCGAGGGCTTGCAGGCACAGCTGGCCTATGTCTTCCCTGGCGAGCGCGCCGTCAAGGCCGGCGCGGCCGGCGGCAGCATCGTGCTGTCGGGGCAGGTAAGCGACAGCGTCAAGGCTAGCCAGATTCTGGAGATGGCGCAAGCCTATGCGCAGCGCGGCGCCGGCGAAGCGGCCGCTCCGGCCGACGGCGCCGCCAGTGCGGCCGGCGGCGTCAAGGTCATCAATATGCTGTCGATCGCGGCGCCGCAACAGGTCATGCTGGAAGTGAAAATCGCCGAAGTGTCGAAAACCCTGGTCGACCAGCTGGGCGCCAGCGTGGGCATCAGCGGCACGCGCGGCAACTGGACTTACGGCCTGCTGTCGAACCTGCTCAGCGGCAATCCCAGCCAGCTGGGCGCCGTGCACGGCAAGAATGGCAACGGGCTGACGCTCGATGCGCAAAAGCGCGACGGCCTGGTCAAGGTGCTGGCCGAACCGAACATCATGGCCATCAGCGGCCAGGAAGCCAGTTTCCTGGCGGGCGGCAAGATTTTCATTCCGGTCGCGCAAGACAGCACCACCAACAAGATCACGCTGGAGGAAAAGGAATTCGGCATTGCCGTCAAATTCACGCCCACCGTGCTGGAGGGCGGACGCATCAACCTGAAGGTGGCGCCGGAAGTGTCGGAGCTGAACCGCGAAGGCATCGGCATCACCACCGGCGGGGGCGCCGCCGCCAATGCGGTGCTGCCGGCCTTTACCACGCGGCGCACCACCACCACGGTGCAGCTGTTCGATGGGCAGAGTTTTGCCGTTGGCGGCTTGATCAAGAACAATGTGACGACCAATATCAAGGCCTTGCCCTTCCTGGGCGAGATTCCCGTGTTGGGCGCGCTGTTCCGCAGCAGCGATTTCCAGACCGACCGTACCGAGCTGGTGTTCATCATCACGCCGCACCTGGTCAAGCCGCTCGACAGCGCGCTCGACGGCGACATCGTGTTGCCGACCGACGCCTATGTGGCGCCCAGCCGCGGCGAGTTCTTCTTGCAAGGAAAAATGGAAGGCGCCGCCGCGCCACGGCCACGGCAGGAAGCGGCCACGCAGACAGCGCCAGCCGGCCCGGACATTCAATAG